Proteins encoded by one window of Lycium barbarum isolate Lr01 chromosome 11, ASM1917538v2, whole genome shotgun sequence:
- the LOC132620377 gene encoding uncharacterized protein LOC132620377, with protein MMEVRISVHLTPSQREKLIKLLKEYIDVFAWSYDDMPGLSTDIVSHKLSLDPSCPPIKQKKRNIKSDLSLKIKEEISKQFDAKVIRTTMYPTWLANIVPVPKKDGKVRVCVDYRDLNKASPKDDFPLPNIHMLIDNCAKHELQSFVDCYAGYHQILMNEEDAEKTAFITPWGVYYYRVMPFGLKNAGATYMRAMTTIFHDMIHKEIEVYVDDIIIKSRKSSDHLTDLRKFFDRLRRYNLKLNPAKCAFGVPAGKLLGFIVSRRGIELDPSKIKTIQELPAPKSQKDVMSFLGRLNYISRFIAQSTVICEPIIKLLRKDAPTKWTEDCQRAFDKIKEYLSSPPVLVPPEAGRPLLLYLSVSENAFGCVLGQHDETGKKERAIYYLSKKFTPYEARYTLLERTCCALTWVAQKLRHYLSAYTTYLISRMDPLKYIFRKPMPTGKLAKWQMLLSEFDIVYVTQKAVKGQAIADHLAENPVDKEYIPLKTYFPDEEVLFIGEGIAEEYPGWRLFFDGAANSKGVGIGAVLISESGQHYPISAKIKFPCTNNMAKYEACILGLRMAADMHIQELLVIGDSDLLVHQVRGEWTTKNGKILPYMHCVKDLCKRFIKVEFKHVPRTQNEFADVLATLSSMIQHPDKNRIDPIKINAHDQHAHCFYTGDYPEGVTSVQKKTLRRLANHFFLSGEILYRRTPELGLLRCVDAKEAARLIEEVHGGTCGPHMNGFTLAKKILRAGYFWMTMESDCIRFVQKCHRCQIHGDLIRVPPNELNVTSSPWPFASWGMDVIGPIEPAASNGHRFILVAIDYFTKWVEASSHKSVTKKVVADFVRSNIICRFGVPESIITDNGANLNSGLMQEICDTFKITHRNSTPYRPQMNGAVEAANKNIKRILRKMIDNYKHWHEKLPLALLGYRTTVRTSTGATPYLLVYGTEAVLPAEVEIPSLRIIQEAELSDAKWTQNRYEQLMLIDGKRLNAVCHGQLYQNRMARAFNKKVRPRQFKTGQLVLKRIFPCQEEAKGKFAPNWQGPYMVHRVLTGGALILAEMDGEIWPKAINADAVKRYYI; from the exons atgatgGAAGTAAGAATCAGCGTCCACTTAACTCCGTCACAGAGAGAGAAATTGATCAAACTTTTGAAAGAGTACATAGATGTGTTCGcctggtcttatgatgatatgcccggattaagcactgacattgtttcgcacaagttgtctcttgatccatcctgtcctccgataaagcaaaagaaaagaaacattaaatcagACTTGAGTTTGAAAATCAAGGAGGAGATCTCTAAACAGTTCGATGCAAAGGTCATAcgaactacgatgtaccccacttggctagccaatatcgttcccgtgcctaagaaggatggcaaagttagAGTGTGCGTGGATTACCGAGATCTCAACAAAGCCAGTCCAAAAGACGACTTTCCCCTCCCGAATATTCATATGCTTATTGATaattgtgcaaagcatgagttgcagtctttcgttgattgctacgcaggatatcatcaaatcctaatgaatgaggaagatgcagagaaaacagcattcatcacaccttggggggtgtactactatcgggtgatgcctttcgggctcaaaaacgcaggagctacctacatgagagccatgaccaccattttccatgatatgatccataaagagattgaagtctatgtggatgatatcatcatcaaatcACGAAAGAGCTCAGACCATCTAACGGATTTaagaaagttcttcgacaggttgaggcgatataatctgaagttgaaccccgcaaaatgtgcatttggagtacctgcagggaaattgttgggttttattgtgagcagaagaGGCATAGAGTTAGATCCCTCGAAGATAAAAACCATTCAGGAATTGCCCGCTCCAAAGAGTCAgaaagatgtgatgagtttcctcgggcgcCTCAACTACATCAGCCGATTTATAGCACAATCAACGGTGATATGTGaaccaataatcaagttattgaggaaggatgctcctaccaaatggactgaagattgccaaagggcctttgacaaaatcaaagagtatttgtctagcccgcctgttttggtgcctccagaagctggaagacctttgttattgtatttgtccgtatcagaaaatgcttttgggtgtGTATTAGGACAGCATGATGAGACAGGAAAGAAGGAGCGAGCGATATATTACTTGAGtaaaaagttcacaccttacgaggcacggtatacgttattggaacgcacctgttgtgctttgacatgggttgcacagaagttgagacattatttgtctgcatatactacttacctcatttcgaggatggacccactcaagtacatcttccggaagcctatgcctacggggaagctagctaagtggcaaatgttgttgagcgagtttgacattgtgtatgttactcaaaaggctgtcaaagggcaggcgatagctgatcatcttgcagaGAATCCTGTGGACAaggaatacataccccttaaaacttatttcccggatgaagaagtgttgttcatcGGGGAAGGCATCGCAGAAGAGTACCCGGGGTGGAGGCTGTTCTTCGACGGGGCGGCAAATTCTAAAGGGgtcggcattggagcagttttgatttcagagtcaggccagcactatcccatttcagccaaaatcaagttcccgtgtaccaacaatatggcaaaatatgaggcttgtattctcggCCTCAGAATGGCAGCTGACATGCATATACAAGAGCTtctggttataggcgattcagacttgctggttcatcaagtgcgaggcgaatgGACAACTAAGAACGGGAAGATACTTCCGTACATGCACTGCGTAAAGGATTTGTGTAAGAGATTCATTAAGGTcgaattcaaacacgttccaaggacacagaacgagttcgctgatgTTTTGGCCACGTTGTCTTCTATGATTCAGCATCCAGACAAGAaccgcatagatcctatcaagataaACGCGCACGATCAACATGCACATTGCTTCTAT ACCGGAGACTATCCGGAAGGGGTAActagtgttcagaagaaaacgcttcggagattagcaaaccatttcttcctaagcggagaaatcctgtataggaggactccggagttaggattattaagatgtgttgacgctaaagaagcggctcgtttgattgaagaagtgcatggcggcacatgtgggcctcatatgaatggctttacACTGGCTAAGAAGatccttcgcgcaggctatttctggatgactatggagtccgattgtatccgttttgtgcagaagtgtcaccgatgtcagattcatggtgatttgattcgagttccgccaaatgaattaaatgtgacaagttctccgtggcctttcgcaagttggggtatggatgtcatcggtcctatcgagccagcagCATCGAATgggcacaggttcattttggtagccattgattatttcacaaagtgggtggaagcatcttcacataagtcggtaacaaagaaggtggtagcggatttcgttcggagcaacattatttgccgattcggagtCCCGGAGTCAATCATAACGGATAACGGCGCTAACCTTAACAGTGGTCTAATGCAGGAGATTTGCGATACCTTCaagattactcatcgcaattccactccttatcgccctcagatgaatggggcagttgaagcagccaataaaaacatcaagagaatactgaggaagatgatcgataattacaaGCATTGGCACGAGAAACTGCCGTTAGCTCTTCTCGGGTATCGCACTACCGTGAGAACTTCAACAGGGGCAACACCCTATCTTTTGGTCTACGGGACAGAagcggtgttacctgctgaggtagaaataccctctttgagaatcatccaagaagctgagttaagtgacgctaagtggacgcagaatcgatacgaacaattgatgctcattgatggaaagagattgaatgccgtttgtcatggacaactttatcagaatagaatggccagagctttcaacaagaaagtaagaccgaggcaattcaaaacggggcaattggtactgaaacgcatattcccatgtcaagaagaagctaaaggaaaatttgcacctaactggcagggaccttatatggttcatcgagtattgactggaggagcgttaatcctagcagaaatggatggcgaaatttggccgaaagctatcaacgcagatgccgtcaagagatattatatttag